The following are encoded together in the Capsulimonas corticalis genome:
- a CDS encoding alpha-1,3-galactosidase-related protein: MTNLEDFFFSVDTENNDATPAVRAALAAARAGGERRLVFPKARYDFWPDRAFEQYWFISNNDEGLKRIVFPLEGLEDFEIDGQGSEFVFHGYVLPFTLRGCKEITLKNFSIDWARTFHSEAVVLAAREGSIDIEIPEQFPYKIPHDRLVFTGEGDITYDISNMLEFDTNKRETAFGVFDNFAVHDWHTAEEIGPRQVRVHAKFSTLPTPGNTMAIMDGGRLCPTITIERSQGVTVQNVTLYHSGGMGIIAQHSSDLRVENLTVTTPPESGRMISLTADATHFVNCAGEIVLENCVFENQMDDATNVHGIYGQISAIVSPTEIEFALVHPQQLGIDIFAAGDPIEFVRNTTLETFHENTVARVDRVNKQFTRLTLESPLPTDLSLKDAVANLRWIPNLTARGCRSRGNRARGFLVTTGGKALIENNHFHIAGAAILIEGDANYWFESGKVRDVTIRGNHFENCNYGVWGTATIEVNPGVAEPYRAQSLYHHSIRVENNTFDDFHGRLLAAHCVDGLTFTGNVMRPSGAYPKRSAGGELLEITHCANVDIRDNDLSTS; this comes from the coding sequence ATGACTAATCTCGAAGACTTCTTTTTCTCCGTGGATACGGAAAACAACGACGCCACTCCGGCGGTGCGCGCGGCGCTGGCCGCCGCCCGCGCCGGCGGGGAGCGACGGCTGGTCTTTCCCAAAGCGCGCTACGACTTCTGGCCGGACCGCGCCTTCGAACAGTACTGGTTTATCTCGAACAACGACGAGGGCCTCAAGCGCATCGTGTTTCCGCTGGAGGGGCTGGAAGACTTCGAGATCGACGGGCAGGGATCGGAGTTCGTCTTTCACGGTTATGTCCTGCCGTTCACGCTGCGCGGCTGCAAAGAGATCACGCTGAAGAACTTCTCCATCGACTGGGCGCGCACGTTCCATAGCGAGGCAGTGGTGCTCGCCGCGCGCGAGGGAAGTATCGACATCGAGATTCCCGAGCAGTTCCCCTACAAGATCCCGCACGATCGGCTGGTCTTCACGGGCGAAGGCGATATCACCTACGATATCTCTAATATGCTGGAGTTCGACACCAACAAGCGCGAGACCGCGTTCGGCGTCTTTGACAACTTCGCCGTCCACGACTGGCACACGGCCGAGGAGATCGGACCGCGCCAGGTGCGCGTCCACGCCAAGTTCAGCACGCTGCCAACGCCCGGCAACACGATGGCGATCATGGACGGCGGACGGCTCTGCCCGACGATCACTATCGAACGCAGCCAGGGCGTCACGGTCCAGAATGTGACGCTCTACCACTCCGGCGGCATGGGGATCATCGCGCAGCACAGCTCGGATCTGCGCGTGGAGAATTTGACCGTCACGACGCCGCCCGAAAGCGGCCGCATGATCTCGCTCACCGCCGACGCCACGCACTTCGTCAACTGCGCCGGCGAGATCGTCCTTGAGAACTGCGTCTTCGAAAACCAGATGGACGACGCCACCAACGTCCACGGCATTTATGGGCAGATCAGCGCGATCGTTTCGCCCACGGAGATCGAGTTCGCGCTGGTCCATCCGCAGCAATTGGGGATCGATATCTTTGCGGCGGGAGATCCCATCGAGTTCGTGCGCAACACAACGCTGGAGACGTTCCATGAGAACACCGTCGCGCGCGTCGACCGTGTGAACAAACAGTTCACACGGCTGACACTGGAATCGCCGCTTCCCACGGACCTATCGCTGAAGGACGCGGTGGCGAACCTGCGCTGGATCCCCAATCTGACGGCGCGCGGCTGCCGGTCGCGCGGCAATCGGGCGCGAGGATTTTTGGTGACGACCGGCGGCAAGGCGCTGATCGAAAACAACCACTTCCATATCGCGGGCGCCGCCATCCTGATCGAAGGCGACGCGAACTACTGGTTCGAATCGGGCAAGGTGCGCGACGTCACGATCCGGGGCAACCACTTCGAGAACTGCAACTACGGTGTCTGGGGAACCGCCACGATTGAAGTCAACCCCGGCGTCGCCGAGCCCTATCGCGCGCAGTCGCTCTACCACCACTCCATCCGGGTGGAGAACAACACGTTCGACGACTTCCACGGACGGCTGCTGGCCGCGCACTGCGTGGACGGCCTGACCTTTACCGGCAACGTGATGCGGCCAAGCGGCGCCTATCCCAAACGGAGCGCCGGCGGCGAGCTGCTGGAGATCACGCACTGCGCCAATGTGGATATCCGCGACAACGATCTTTCGACCTCCTAG
- a CDS encoding beta-L-arabinofuranosidase domain-containing protein, whose protein sequence is MKRRDFLKFGLATAGGAVLAAHGTQSAEAAADGARTVDVAVTDKAAGFYTPNRAPLAPTQFLKLPVGAVKPKGWLRHQLDLQVDGLCGRYPEVSDFLKYDGNGWVDPTSGSGWEEVTYWLRGLADLGYVTGDPRVTALANKWITGIIASQQPDGWFGPSRARTSLGGDPDFWPHMPVLYAIRSYQEVTGDPKVIPFLTKYFQFQAKQRPETFGKDWAGVRWGDNIDSIYWLYNRTGDAFLIDLVKMIHANSAKWTDGVASLHNVNFAQGFREPAQYGAIAQDDKFLNATKRNYAEVMGEFGQMAGGGFAGDENARHGYGDPRQGFETCGIAEYMLSFQILTRLTGEPIWMDRCEELAFNMLPASYDPEQKSMHYITTMNCVQIDNDLKTHHQYQNDFPMLAYQPGVHNYRCCPHNYGMAWPYYSENLWHATADRGLAANLYAASEVTAKVGDGTTVSVAQTTEYPFGDTVNFAIAAPKPVAFPLYLRIPRWCANATVRVNGKPVAAHARASSYLIVHRTWKSGDTVTLHLPMDIHVRTWTANKNAVSVDRGPITYSLAIGEKWDRYAGTEQWPEYAVYPQTPWNYGLVLDKSNPAHSFDVAQKGGPVAANPFTHGTTPIELRVKAKKIPHWTADSENVVTPLQMSPAKSAEPTETVSLIPMAAARLRITSFPTIGFGPDAHDWTIPPAATVSASASHVNDSLDALNDNIEPKQSYDMGVPRFTWWDHKGSQEWVQYDYKTPKTVSTASVYWFDDTGHGECRVPKSWRLLYKDGNDWKPVANSSDYGVAPDKYNTVAFTPVTTSGLRVEVQLQDNFSGGVLEWKAG, encoded by the coding sequence TTGAAGCGCAGGGATTTTCTCAAATTTGGACTGGCGACCGCCGGCGGCGCCGTTCTCGCCGCGCATGGAACGCAGAGCGCGGAAGCCGCTGCGGACGGCGCCCGGACGGTCGATGTCGCGGTGACGGACAAGGCCGCCGGCTTTTACACGCCGAACCGCGCGCCGCTGGCCCCCACGCAGTTCTTGAAGCTGCCGGTCGGCGCGGTGAAGCCCAAAGGTTGGCTGCGCCATCAGCTCGATCTGCAAGTCGACGGACTGTGCGGACGCTATCCCGAGGTCTCCGATTTTCTGAAGTATGACGGCAACGGCTGGGTGGACCCGACGTCGGGCTCCGGCTGGGAGGAAGTCACCTACTGGCTGCGCGGACTGGCCGATCTGGGTTATGTGACCGGAGACCCGCGCGTGACGGCGCTGGCGAATAAGTGGATCACGGGGATCATCGCCAGCCAGCAGCCCGACGGCTGGTTTGGCCCCAGCCGGGCGCGCACGAGCCTGGGCGGCGACCCGGATTTCTGGCCGCACATGCCGGTCTTGTATGCGATCCGCTCATACCAGGAAGTTACGGGCGATCCCAAGGTGATTCCGTTCTTGACGAAGTATTTCCAGTTCCAGGCAAAGCAGCGTCCCGAGACCTTCGGCAAGGACTGGGCGGGAGTGCGCTGGGGCGATAACATCGACAGCATCTACTGGCTCTATAACCGCACCGGCGACGCCTTCCTGATCGATCTGGTCAAGATGATCCACGCCAACTCCGCGAAGTGGACCGACGGCGTCGCCAGCCTGCACAACGTCAACTTCGCGCAGGGCTTCCGCGAGCCCGCCCAGTACGGCGCGATCGCTCAGGACGACAAATTCCTCAACGCCACGAAGCGCAACTACGCCGAGGTAATGGGCGAGTTCGGCCAGATGGCCGGCGGCGGCTTCGCCGGCGATGAGAACGCCCGCCACGGCTACGGCGACCCGCGCCAGGGCTTCGAGACCTGCGGCATCGCCGAGTATATGCTGAGCTTCCAGATCCTGACCCGCCTCACCGGCGAGCCGATCTGGATGGACCGCTGCGAAGAACTCGCGTTCAATATGCTCCCGGCGTCCTACGATCCCGAGCAGAAGTCGATGCATTACATCACGACGATGAACTGCGTGCAGATCGACAATGACCTCAAGACCCACCATCAGTATCAGAACGACTTCCCGATGCTCGCCTATCAGCCGGGCGTGCACAACTACCGGTGCTGCCCGCACAACTACGGCATGGCGTGGCCGTACTACTCCGAAAACCTCTGGCATGCGACGGCGGACAGGGGGCTTGCCGCGAACCTCTACGCCGCGTCCGAAGTCACGGCGAAGGTCGGCGACGGGACCACGGTCAGCGTCGCCCAGACCACCGAGTATCCATTCGGCGACACCGTGAACTTCGCGATCGCCGCGCCCAAGCCGGTCGCGTTCCCGCTCTACCTGCGCATCCCCCGCTGGTGCGCGAACGCCACCGTCCGCGTCAACGGCAAGCCCGTCGCCGCGCACGCCAGGGCCAGCTCCTATTTGATCGTCCACCGTACTTGGAAGAGCGGCGACACCGTCACGCTGCATCTGCCGATGGACATCCATGTCCGCACCTGGACCGCCAACAAGAACGCCGTTTCGGTGGATCGCGGCCCGATCACCTATTCACTGGCGATCGGCGAGAAGTGGGACCGCTACGCCGGAACCGAGCAGTGGCCGGAATACGCGGTCTATCCGCAAACGCCATGGAACTACGGCCTGGTTCTGGACAAATCCAATCCGGCCCACTCGTTCGATGTCGCGCAAAAGGGCGGCCCCGTCGCCGCGAACCCGTTTACGCATGGGACCACGCCCATCGAGCTGCGCGTCAAAGCGAAGAAGATACCCCATTGGACCGCGGATTCGGAAAATGTGGTCACGCCCTTGCAGATGAGTCCGGCGAAGTCCGCGGAGCCGACGGAAACGGTGTCCCTGATCCCCATGGCCGCTGCCCGCCTGCGCATCACCTCGTTCCCAACCATCGGCTTCGGCCCCGACGCGCACGATTGGACCATTCCTCCCGCCGCGACCGTCAGCGCGTCCGCCTCGCATGTCAACGACAGCCTTGACGCCCTGAACGACAATATCGAGCCGAAGCAGTCCTACGACATGGGCGTCCCGCGCTTCACCTGGTGGGACCACAAAGGAAGCCAGGAATGGGTTCAGTACGACTACAAAACCCCAAAAACCGTCTCCACCGCGTCCGTCTACTGGTTCGATGACACCGGCCACGGCGAATGCCGCGTCCCCAAGTCCTGGCGCCTGCTCTACAAAGACGGCAACGACTGGAAGCCCGTCGCCAATTCCTCCGACTACGGCGTCGCGCCCGACAAATACAACACCGTCGCATTCACCCCCGTAACCACGAGCGGCCTGCGAGTGGAAGTGCAGCTGCAGGACAACTTCTCGGGCGGGGTTCTGGAGTGGAAGGCAGGGTAG
- a CDS encoding AI-2E family transporter encodes MIPPAPPSFDQKKVVSLFTILAYLGAIGVVLWLLYDLRTLIPPFLVATIFAMTLIPEVDRMERRGYRRGLAIGIIYVLFLGICGLIARSLNQLASGQMTQLLNLLPDKVLHGTPQQVAEYASAWMKLHHVPEVMRPPVINQAKHLPELIGQGMGWLSANLPLWAENLVWVVIVPIMTFFLLLDFHKILGKLLILAPRERREDILTVVTEIIAVFGNYVRGMMLVMLLDITVIYIVLRVAGLSDYALSLAVTAGILYTIPYFGAVVSTIMIGGVALVSHGATAALIVTAVMILIHQVVFDNIVAPRIIGGSVNLHPLLTLGALMAGGTLMGIPGTLLAVPIAAALQVVLVHIFPQLKADVVSIRRAERVVKASISTETEQNKPASRKSGDGEAMIQEEKDAKSDAQEPPSILPQT; translated from the coding sequence GTGATTCCCCCGGCGCCACCATCCTTCGATCAGAAAAAGGTCGTTTCCCTCTTTACGATTCTCGCTTACCTTGGCGCTATCGGCGTCGTCCTCTGGCTGCTCTACGATCTCCGGACACTGATCCCTCCCTTTTTGGTGGCGACCATCTTCGCCATGACTTTGATCCCGGAAGTGGACCGCATGGAGCGACGCGGCTACCGGCGGGGACTGGCGATCGGGATCATCTACGTCCTTTTTCTGGGAATCTGCGGCCTGATCGCGCGCAGCTTGAACCAGCTCGCCAGCGGCCAGATGACGCAGCTGCTCAATTTGCTTCCCGACAAAGTCCTGCACGGAACCCCGCAGCAGGTCGCCGAGTACGCTTCCGCCTGGATGAAGCTGCACCATGTGCCGGAGGTGATGCGGCCGCCGGTGATCAATCAGGCCAAGCATCTCCCGGAGCTGATCGGTCAGGGGATGGGCTGGCTCAGCGCCAACCTGCCGCTCTGGGCGGAAAACCTGGTGTGGGTCGTGATCGTGCCGATCATGACCTTCTTCCTCCTGCTCGATTTCCACAAGATTCTCGGCAAGCTGCTGATCCTCGCGCCGCGCGAGCGCCGGGAGGATATCCTGACGGTCGTCACGGAGATCATCGCGGTCTTCGGCAACTATGTGCGCGGCATGATGCTGGTGATGCTGCTGGACATCACGGTCATTTACATCGTGCTGCGCGTGGCGGGTCTCTCGGATTACGCCCTTTCGCTGGCCGTAACCGCCGGGATTCTGTACACGATCCCCTACTTCGGCGCCGTGGTTTCGACGATTATGATCGGCGGCGTCGCGCTCGTCTCGCACGGCGCCACGGCGGCGCTGATCGTGACCGCCGTGATGATCCTGATCCATCAGGTCGTCTTTGACAACATCGTGGCGCCCCGGATCATCGGCGGCAGCGTCAACCTGCATCCCCTGCTGACGCTCGGCGCGCTGATGGCGGGCGGAACGCTGATGGGCATTCCCGGCACGCTGCTCGCGGTGCCAATCGCGGCCGCGCTTCAGGTGGTGCTGGTCCACATCTTCCCGCAGCTCAAGGCCGATGTCGTCTCCATCCGCCGCGCCGAGCGGGTCGTCAAGGCGTCGATCTCCACGGAGACTGAGCAGAACAAACCCGCCTCGCGCAAATCCGGCGACGGCGAGGCGATGATTCAGGAAGAAAAAGACGCCAAAAGCGACGCCCAGGAACCTCCCTCCATTCTGCCTCAGACATAA
- a CDS encoding RecQ family ATP-dependent DNA helicase — MPPTPRELLKTYFGFDEFRPGQEDVIHGLIEHNAALAVFPTGGGKSLCYQLPALMFDGVTIVVSPLIALMKDQIDFLVRHGVSAARLDSTLSADEARTISERVLSNDLKILYVSPERFNNERFLGLIERAKISLFAVDEAHCISEWGHNFRPDYLKLADVARRAQVERVLALTATATPSVVSDICKAFKIPEAGSTVTGFYRENLDLLTTAVVPEDRDGILQKRLTTRKPGSTIVYVTLQRTAEEVAARLERAGLPAKAYHAGMDEPTRTSTQDWWMAMDDGIVVATIAFGMGIDKSAVRYVYHYNLPKSLESYSQEIGRAGRDGQRSVVEMLACSTDIPTLENFAFGDTPTKSALGGLLDELFSLGPEFDISVFDLSSRHDIRILVLRTILTYLELSGYLRQTTPFYAAYDVKPAVSMQEILAQFPGEPGRFVEALFRGAKQGRLWYTINPDEAAAGLGQERRRVVRALELLQERSLVELKVSDARLRYIRQEKEPDMSELSSTLQERFVRRESQEQERLGNVLDLVNQEGCQTNRLVAYFGEIREEPCGHCGFCRTGRVRPMAPIPEIFPELDPEEQDQFDALVQTHTALAEPRQRARFLCGLASPALTRQKLARHALFGRLEACRFADVLEWCSLDEPEFDDFAE, encoded by the coding sequence ATGCCGCCCACACCCCGAGAGCTCCTCAAAACGTACTTTGGATTCGATGAATTCCGTCCCGGTCAGGAAGATGTCATCCATGGCTTGATCGAACATAACGCCGCGCTGGCGGTGTTTCCTACCGGCGGGGGCAAATCCCTTTGCTACCAGCTGCCGGCGCTGATGTTTGACGGCGTGACGATTGTCGTCTCCCCCTTGATCGCCTTAATGAAGGATCAGATCGATTTCCTGGTGCGTCATGGCGTTTCGGCGGCGCGGCTCGACTCCACGCTCAGCGCGGACGAAGCGCGGACGATCTCCGAGCGTGTGCTCAGCAACGATCTTAAGATTCTTTATGTCTCACCCGAACGGTTCAACAATGAACGTTTTTTGGGGCTGATCGAACGGGCGAAGATCTCGCTGTTTGCCGTGGATGAGGCGCACTGTATCTCTGAGTGGGGCCATAACTTCCGTCCCGACTACTTGAAGCTCGCGGATGTCGCTCGACGGGCGCAGGTCGAGCGCGTGCTGGCGCTAACGGCGACGGCCACGCCGAGCGTCGTCTCGGATATCTGCAAGGCGTTCAAGATTCCCGAGGCCGGATCGACCGTCACAGGATTTTACCGCGAGAATCTGGACCTGCTGACAACGGCGGTCGTCCCGGAAGACCGCGATGGGATTCTGCAAAAGCGGCTGACGACCCGCAAGCCGGGATCGACCATCGTTTATGTCACCTTGCAGCGCACGGCTGAAGAGGTCGCCGCGCGGCTGGAGCGCGCCGGGCTTCCCGCGAAGGCGTACCACGCGGGGATGGATGAGCCGACGCGGACCTCCACGCAGGACTGGTGGATGGCGATGGACGACGGTATTGTCGTCGCGACCATCGCCTTCGGCATGGGGATCGATAAGTCCGCCGTGCGTTATGTCTACCACTACAATCTGCCAAAGAGCCTGGAGAGCTACAGCCAGGAGATCGGCCGCGCGGGCCGGGACGGGCAGCGTTCGGTGGTGGAGATGCTCGCCTGCTCCACGGACATTCCGACGCTGGAGAACTTCGCCTTCGGCGATACGCCCACCAAAAGCGCGCTCGGCGGTTTGCTGGACGAGCTGTTTTCCCTCGGTCCCGAGTTCGACATCAGCGTCTTCGATCTTTCCTCGCGGCACGATATCCGGATTCTCGTTCTGCGCACGATCCTGACGTACTTAGAGCTCAGCGGATATCTGCGCCAAACAACGCCGTTTTACGCCGCGTATGACGTCAAGCCGGCCGTCTCGATGCAGGAGATTCTCGCGCAGTTCCCGGGCGAGCCGGGACGCTTCGTCGAAGCGCTGTTTCGCGGGGCCAAGCAGGGACGCCTCTGGTATACGATCAATCCCGACGAGGCGGCGGCCGGTCTTGGGCAGGAACGCCGGCGCGTGGTGCGCGCGCTGGAGCTGCTACAGGAGCGATCGCTCGTGGAGCTCAAAGTCAGCGACGCGCGCCTGCGCTACATCCGTCAGGAAAAAGAACCGGACATGAGCGAGCTATCCTCCACCCTCCAGGAGCGGTTCGTGCGCCGCGAGTCCCAGGAGCAGGAGCGCCTGGGCAATGTCCTGGATCTTGTGAACCAGGAAGGCTGTCAGACAAACCGATTGGTCGCTTACTTTGGCGAGATCCGCGAGGAGCCCTGCGGGCACTGCGGTTTCTGCCGCACCGGTCGCGTCCGGCCCATGGCGCCGATCCCGGAGATCTTCCCGGAGCTGGATCCCGAGGAGCAGGACCAATTCGACGCTCTCGTCCAAACGCACACCGCCCTCGCCGAGCCGCGCCAGCGCGCGCGCTTCCTCTGCGGTCTCGCCAGCCCCGCCCTCACGCGCCAGAAGCTGGCCCGGCACGCGCTCTTTGGACGCCTGGAAGCCTGCCGCTTCGCCGACGTACTCGAATGGTGCTCGCTCGATGAACCGGAATTCGACGATTTCGCGGAATAG
- a CDS encoding LacI family DNA-binding transcriptional regulator has product MATITDVARASGVSVATVSYVINNGPKNVLPETRERVLKAVEALGYRPNLLARGLVRRRTDMIGLLIYHLSSPFFATVAATVEAQGHDVGLHTIVDGERRFRTDGKHQGKLSAWPLDGALIWADTGEDLSGYLGEAASRLPIVYIGHDRADADCVAIDFYDGAQQALTHLASRGRRRIGFLTTQTPAQLAANTEGRTRAYRDHCAATGAEPWIAHVAETPSLRDAGLAVGAEVAALPPDQRPDALFCYNDLVAVGVFRGLRRAGIRVPEDIAVVGFDGIEEGRFLDTPLTTVRSPVGDLCHEALTLLQKRIAEHDGTPEQHVLKAVLTVGGTS; this is encoded by the coding sequence ATGGCCACTATCACCGATGTTGCGCGCGCGAGCGGAGTCTCCGTCGCGACCGTTTCGTATGTCATCAATAACGGCCCCAAGAATGTCCTGCCGGAAACGCGCGAGCGCGTACTCAAAGCCGTGGAGGCGCTGGGTTACCGGCCCAATCTGCTGGCGCGCGGCCTGGTGCGCCGGCGCACGGACATGATCGGCCTGCTGATCTATCATCTGAGCAGCCCGTTCTTCGCGACCGTCGCCGCCACCGTCGAAGCGCAGGGGCACGACGTGGGCCTGCATACCATTGTCGATGGCGAACGGCGTTTCCGCACGGACGGGAAACATCAGGGCAAGCTTTCGGCGTGGCCGCTGGACGGGGCACTCATCTGGGCGGACACGGGCGAGGACCTTTCCGGCTATCTGGGCGAGGCGGCCAGCCGCCTGCCGATCGTCTACATCGGCCACGACCGCGCCGACGCGGACTGTGTCGCCATCGATTTTTATGACGGCGCCCAGCAGGCGCTGACTCACCTGGCGAGTCGCGGCCGGCGGCGGATCGGGTTCCTGACGACTCAGACTCCCGCCCAGCTCGCGGCGAATACGGAGGGACGCACGCGCGCTTACCGGGACCACTGCGCCGCCACCGGCGCGGAGCCGTGGATCGCGCATGTCGCCGAAACGCCTTCTCTGCGCGACGCGGGCCTCGCCGTCGGCGCGGAAGTGGCCGCCCTACCTCCGGACCAGCGCCCCGACGCCTTGTTCTGCTACAACGACCTCGTCGCCGTCGGAGTCTTCCGCGGTCTGCGCCGCGCCGGGATCCGAGTCCCGGAAGACATCGCCGTAGTCGGATTCGACGGCATCGAAGAGGGCCGATTCCTCGACACCCCGCTGACGACCGTGCGGAGTCCGGTCGGCGACCTCTGCCATGAGGCGCTGACTCTGCTGCAAAAACGAATCGCCGAGCACGACGGGACTCCGGAACAGCACGTGCTGAAGGCCGTTTTGACCGTCGGCGGGACCAGCTGA
- a CDS encoding gluconate 2-dehydrogenase subunit 3 family protein, which yields MDDGSTNSKENKKESQDRIASGSDMEQRVRSHFSRYTLTHYTVTELITMASAIERMAPGKNPMDLAGFMDWATGRLLGRLEQLPGMPNESELFPLGLMGINETSKNYYGSQFHELAPAQRDVVLRSIEDGVAPGSIWQRIPSDYFYRRFYTKVLHGLFAEQKEWTRIGILRSADPTDRKRSAQPFLQIT from the coding sequence ATGGACGATGGATCAACAAATTCTAAAGAAAATAAGAAGGAATCGCAGGATCGAATCGCAAGCGGCTCGGACATGGAGCAGCGCGTCCGCAGTCACTTTTCCCGGTACACGCTGACACATTACACGGTGACGGAGCTGATCACCATGGCGTCCGCGATCGAGCGGATGGCTCCGGGCAAGAATCCGATGGACCTGGCGGGCTTCATGGACTGGGCGACAGGCCGCCTGCTTGGCCGCCTGGAGCAGCTGCCGGGCATGCCCAACGAAAGTGAGCTCTTCCCCCTCGGGCTCATGGGCATCAACGAGACCAGCAAGAATTACTATGGCAGCCAGTTTCACGAACTGGCGCCGGCGCAGCGCGACGTCGTTCTGCGCTCCATCGAAGACGGAGTCGCGCCGGGAAGCATCTGGCAGCGCATCCCGTCCGATTATTTTTACCGCCGGTTTTACACCAAGGTTCTGCACGGGCTTTTCGCCGAGCAGAAAGAGTGGACCCGCATCGGAATTCTCCGCAGCGCCGACCCGACCGACCGGAAGCGCAGCGCCCAGCCGTTCCTCCAGATCACCTAA
- a CDS encoding FAD-binding oxidoreductase codes for MPEILVRTLSGVDRSLEAAEVEEFSSSLKGELIQPGDDEYDTARAVYNGMIDRWPALIVRCADADDVIACVNYARRSDMLVSVRGGGHNAGGLGVCDGGLVIDLSRIRGVDVDAREQTVRVGGGCLWSEVDQATHPYGLAVPCGVIASTGVGGLTLGGGIGHLTRKYGLTIDNLLAVDIVLADGSRVTASATEYPDLFWGVRGGGGNFGVVCSFLFRAHPISTVHAGPTFWPIEQSRDVLRWYREFIATAPEDLNGFFAFLTVPPGPPFPEHLHMKKVCGVVWCYTGPEELADEVFRPIREFGPPAMHGVQPMPFPALQSAFDPIYPAGLQWYWRADFVKELSDKAIERHIEFAAEMPSWQSTMHLYPIDGAAHRVGAGDTAFRYRDAKWAQVMVGVDSDPANNESLITWTRNYWEALHPHSAGGAYMNFLMEEGQDRVQASYGENYPRLQDVKRRYDPENLFRVNQNIRPVASME; via the coding sequence ATGCCAGAAATATTGGTAAGGACGCTCAGCGGCGTCGATCGATCCCTGGAAGCGGCGGAAGTCGAGGAATTTTCCAGCAGTCTGAAGGGCGAGTTGATTCAGCCTGGGGACGACGAATATGACACGGCCCGCGCCGTGTACAACGGGATGATCGACCGGTGGCCGGCGCTGATCGTCCGCTGCGCCGATGCTGACGATGTGATTGCCTGTGTGAACTACGCTCGCCGCAGCGACATGCTCGTCTCGGTGCGGGGCGGCGGACACAACGCGGGCGGCCTGGGAGTCTGTGACGGCGGCCTGGTGATCGACCTGTCCCGAATACGCGGCGTCGATGTGGACGCCCGCGAACAGACGGTCCGCGTTGGGGGCGGCTGCTTGTGGAGCGAAGTAGACCAGGCCACCCATCCATACGGGCTGGCGGTCCCCTGCGGCGTTATCGCCTCCACGGGCGTGGGCGGATTGACGCTGGGCGGCGGCATCGGGCACCTAACTCGCAAGTACGGGCTGACCATCGATAACCTGCTCGCCGTCGATATCGTACTCGCCGACGGAAGCCGGGTGACGGCGAGCGCCACGGAATACCCCGATCTCTTCTGGGGAGTGCGCGGCGGCGGCGGAAACTTCGGCGTCGTCTGTTCGTTCCTGTTTCGCGCGCACCCGATCTCGACAGTGCACGCCGGGCCGACGTTCTGGCCGATCGAGCAGTCCCGCGATGTTCTGCGCTGGTACCGCGAGTTCATCGCGACGGCGCCGGAAGACCTGAACGGCTTCTTCGCCTTCCTCACCGTGCCCCCCGGCCCGCCCTTCCCGGAGCACCTGCATATGAAGAAGGTTTGCGGCGTCGTCTGGTGCTACACCGGTCCGGAGGAGCTTGCGGACGAAGTCTTCCGCCCCATCCGCGAGTTCGGCCCGCCGGCGATGCACGGCGTCCAGCCCATGCCATTCCCGGCTCTGCAAAGCGCGTTCGACCCGATCTACCCCGCCGGGCTCCAGTGGTACTGGCGCGCGGACTTCGTGAAGGAGCTCAGCGACAAGGCGATCGAGCGGCACATCGAATTCGCCGCCGAGATGCCCAGTTGGCAGTCGACGATGCATCTCTATCCCATCGACGGCGCCGCGCACCGCGTCGGCGCCGGGGACACGGCGTTCCGTTATCGCGACGCAAAATGGGCGCAGGTGATGGTCGGCGTGGATTCGGACCCGGCCAACAACGAGAGCCTAATCACATGGACCCGAAACTACTGGGAAGCGCTGCACCCGCACTCCGCCGGCGGCGCCTACATGAACTTCTTGATGGAGGAAGGGCAAGACCGGGTCCAGGCGTCGTATGGTGAAAATTACCCACGGCTTCAAGATGTGAAGCGGCGATACGACCCGGAGAATCTATTCCGGGTGAACCAGAACATCCGGCCGGTAGCTTCCATGGAGTAA